The following coding sequences are from one Diospyros lotus cultivar Yz01 chromosome 7, ASM1463336v1, whole genome shotgun sequence window:
- the LOC127805954 gene encoding uncharacterized protein LOC127805954, translating to MNSASSPTILVMDAAASGAKALAFCSKSRSLSIHGTISSRALGRRRSFSVRQRAPKPRTGGNILFLTRCSTRPGIDSDSATNQNNPAIEMGGGSSRTAGHPETSTLPNQALPSTISKGLVLALGSEDSWDGAELGSPVVKRFVGDDEERWYMWYHGRPNGAADAAAVDCLGLAVSSNGIHWARGTGAVRSSGDVGLVMNCRENWWAFDTNSIRPSELIMMPIPNYSSVYWLYYTGFCSEELELESLERLDLGSKKDGKILKSLPGLACSQDGRHWTRIEGENHSGALLEVGAKNEWDSSFIASPKVVFHGRDDLRMYYHSFDLKNGKFAVGLARSRDGIRWVKLGKILGGGSRGCFDELGSMNPHVVRNPKDGSYLMAYEGVDAEGVRSIGMAVSSDRLRQWDRLQDAAVLTPSEQEGWDNKGVGSPYLVHMKGLTGDDQWRLYYKGVGDNGRTGIGMAVCEGSQVGNFKRWEGLQL from the coding sequence ATGAATTCTGCTTCTTCTCCCACCATTCTTGTCATGGATGCAGCAGCTTCAGGCGCAAAGGCTCTAGCTTTTTGCAGCAAATCAAGGAGCCTTTCGATACATGGCACAATTAGCAGTAGAGCtttaggaagaagaagaagcttttcTGTCCGACAAAGGGCTCCAAAGCCAAGAACAGGCGGCAATATTCTTTTCCTCACCCGGTGCTCCACGAGGCCCGGAATCGACAGCGATAGCGCAACGAATCAGAATAATCCCGCCATTGAAATGGGTGGTGGTTCGAGCAGGACTGCTGGGCACCCGGAAACCAGTACTCTTCCAAATCAAGCACTCCCGTCCACCATTTCCAAAGGCCTGGTCCTTGCTTTGGGGTCTGAAGATTCATGGGACGGCGCCGAGCTTGGCTCGCCCGTGGTGAAAAGATTTGTTGGGGACGATGAAGAGAGATGGTACATGTGGTACCATGGAAGGCCTAATGGCGCAGCCGACGCTGCTGCAGTCGACTGTCTTGGTTTAGCAGTTTCCAGTAACGGGATTCACTGGGCCCGAGGAACCGGAGCTGTTCGATCGAGTGGAGATGTTGGGTTGGTGATGAATTGCAGAGAGAATTGGTGGGCTTTTGATACTAATAGCATTAGGCCATCTGAATTGATTATGATGCCCATCCCCAATTACAGTTCTGTTTACTGGCTTTACTACACTGGATTTTGTTCCGAAGAATTGGAGCTTGAAAGCTTAGAAAGGCTTGATCTTGGCAGCAAGAAAGATGGCAAAATTCTGAAATCTCTTCCAGGATTAGCTTGCAGCCAAGATGGACGGCACTGGACCAGAATTGAAGGAGAGAACCACAGTGGGGCTTTGCTGGAAGTTGGGGCCAAAAACGAGTGGGATTCTTCGTTCATTGCATCTCCCAAAGTGGTCTTCCATGGCCGTGATGATCTGAGGATGTATTACCACTCTTTCGACCTCAAAAATGGGAAATTTGCAGTAGGGTTAGCAAGATCAAGAGATGGGATCAGGTGGGTGAAACTGGGGAAGATCCTGGGAGGAGGATCAAGAGGCTGCTTCGATGAACTCGGTTCGATGAATCCACACGTTGTGAGAAACCCCAAGGATGGGAGCTATTTGATGGCCTATGAAGGGGTGGATGCAGAGGGAGTGAGGAGCATTGGTATGGCGGTTTCTTCGGACAGATTAAGGCAGTGGGATCGGCTTCAAGACGCCGCGGTGCTGACGCCATCGGAGCAAGAAGGCTGGGACAATAAAGGGGTGGGATCGCCATATCTGGTTCACATGAAAGGACTTACTGGCGATGATCAATGGAGGCTTTACTACAAAGGGGTTGGTGACAATGGGAGAACTGGAATTGGAATGGCTGTGTGTGAAGGCAGTCAAGTTGGAAATTTTAAGAGATGGGAAGGCCTTCAATTGTGA
- the LOC127806485 gene encoding transcription factor MYB106-like: MGRSACCEKVGLKKGPWTPEEDQKLLAYIQQHGHGSWRALPAKAGLRRCGKSCRLRWTNYLRPDIKRGKFSLQEEQTIIQLHALLGNRWSAIASHLPKRTDNEIKNYWNTHLKKRLSKMGIDPATHKRKTDALSPRQLKDATTLSHLAQWESARLEAEARFVRESKVLHHLPPPPTVAPLHLDVQTVKYNPISGAIFATTTTSAAAPNCSLESPISSIHPLSAIHQYDAANPMNFPAAAFSMDAAVNTNAVLPDFVEGLTDILLENMNDQELNSSGGVVDGVPGCDVGEICSGEFEENTSYWNNVLNLVNCSPFGSPVF, encoded by the exons atggggagATCAGCATGCTGCGAGAAGGTGGGGTTGAAGAAAGGGCCATGGACACCCGAAGAAGATCAGAAGCTGTTGGCCTATATTCAGCAACATGGCCATGGAAGCTGGCGTGCCTTGCCCGCCAAAGCTg GGCTGCGGAGATGTGGGAAGAGCTGCCGGCTGCGGTGGACCAACTACTTGAGGCCAGACATCAAACGAGGGAAGTTTAGTTTACAGGAAGAGCAGACCATAATTCAACTCCATGCCCTCCTTGGAAACag GTGGTCGGCCATAGCCTCTCACTTGCCGAAGCGAACGGACAACGAGATCAAGAACTACTGGAACACTCATCTGAAGAAGAGGCTAAGCAAGATGGGCATCGATCCGGCCACCCATAAACGGAAAACCGACGCCCTCAGCCCCCGCCAGCTCAAAGACGCCACTACCCTCAGCCACCTCGCCCAGTGGGAGAGCGCCCGCCTCGAGGCGGAAGCCCGATTCGTCCGCGAATCCAAGGTCCTCCACCACCTCCCTCCGCCGCCCACTGTGGCGCCCCTTCACTTGGACGTCCAAACCGTGAAATACAACCCCATTTCCGGCGCCATCTtcgccaccaccaccacctccgCCGCCGCCCCCAACTGTAGTCTGGAGTCGCCCATCAGTAGCATCCATCCCTTGTCAGCCATTCATCAGTATGACGCCGCCAACCCCATGAACTTCCCTGCGGCGGCGTTTTCAATGGATGCTGCTGTGAATACGAACGCGGTGCTGCCGGATTTCGTGGAAGGGCTGACTGATATTTTGCTGGAGAACATGAACGATCAGGAACTGAACTCCTCCGGCGGCGTGGTTGATGGGGTCCCCGGCTGCGACGTGGGCGAAATCTGCTCCGGCGAGTTTGAGGAGAATACGAGCTACTGGAACAATGTGCTGAATCTGGTGAACTGTTCTCCGTTTGGGTCGCCGGTGTTCTGA